A stretch of the Osmerus mordax isolate fOsmMor3 chromosome 12, fOsmMor3.pri, whole genome shotgun sequence genome encodes the following:
- the zgc:66433 gene encoding CRACD-like protein isoform X5 translates to MGSKALSHDSVFVSDSPSLVEKEGLGASQDSIHGKVKSLQLQLKQAIRLGSPPSLMCMKRADDGGAVSEDDGLPCSPPEYSTLHTVLTGGSHRSSNLVQRNSSLSLEGTDSDDDQLSCDPGSRPISPLVVPPADFSQPASPMVCLDSTAARHRLAVRHHACTKRKPTTRVECRSERDSLQEERLSVSIPESVDEGEEEEEEEEEDMDSHQAKAPATDEEAEDEQTDSKQSQHASAEQPPPADTEDELGAGQEVSHGQDAPHSSSPSPQQDESDSEECLPAEPHPKTLSQPPSLPSSRASSLDCLASLETPAGDFLLEAGGAGGEQEEESSLLQEVLSSLRGPLSSSLGLETEGGVLVMQEDENEEQEEHEKVEEADEREVDDLSCVLDVLTTSSDPLAKPSDPLSPPSDSPLQEEATALRDGPRSPDESREDLETAESEDEEDVGDEEEEPVVDRFQPQEEKLDSAEETTENCTNDEKPTPFTKEWNEGESQEEGEKGEEVLDAEEEVQEGNEEEEEIEEEAVEGEEEKEEDACEERKEEEDSEPAEKTVVLDPEEEDTKEDEGVHCGTEGEQQPAEMTDLVIIKDKPESPTDQSEAPLTHQSSLDETTTAQTMMEAIVPGAPVVDQTVVNNSEVDQNVLDQSAIDQPVVDQTVVEPSCDPSSSEPEDQSDALPPSEEEEVILTPTQTSTGTKSTLFSFSSEQITGQPLQAPEDAGKVPGASEQGKGIRFTITPAWQRTLSGGTAPKDPKDNPPSPSASPSLSPSPSFSPSSAFSPSPVPGAPASSLTTPGLDEAVSAGKRDGPVRAEPTNLAKPEVNTSPVRTPTPVAAGEATAAGRPARDLPPQEEANPENPFGVRLRKTSTSALLRYASVSESDAPAPEVAPPARSAEQTKRPAPDPPAQPISSKPALPRKPELQGESGGKTRRMPEPIVSRVPSGGSESPSWIHMARQKQRVFKENSVEEAQERTAEKEVPEKEPIPVLCSPIKDHAKPGGSPIKVSYSLETSKPAVTDREGRRALTSPGPPAVAQKPTQPQPGPPALSPKAQPPQPSAQAPLSQRAMSPSAPLPQDEPPWLALAKKKAKAWSEMPQIVQ, encoded by the exons ATGGGCAGCAAGGCCCTGTCACATGACAGTGTCTTTGTTTCTGATTCGCCATCATTGGTGGAAAAGGAGGGATTGGGCGCCTCACAGGACAGTATACATGGGAAAGTCAAATCTCTGCAG CTTCAGTTGAAGCAGGCCATTCGTCTgggctcccctccctctctgatgtGTATGAAGAGAGCAGATGATGGGGGGGCCGTGTCGGAGGACGATGGTCTCCCCTGCAGCCCCCCCGAATACTCCACCCTGCACACTGTCCTGACCGGAGGCTCACATAGG TCCTCCAACCTGGTGCAGAGAAACAGCTCCCTGAGCCTCGAGGGGACAGACAGCGATGACGACCAG ttgTCATGTGACCCAGGCTCGAGGCCCATCAGtcctctggtggtcccaccagcAGActtcagccagcctgccagtccCATGGTGTGCCTGGACAGCACGGCCGCCAGACACCGCCTCGCGGTCCGCCACCACGCCTGCACCAAGAGGAAACCCACCACC AGGGTTGAGTGCCGGTCAGAAAGAGACTCCCTCCAGGAGGAAAGACTGAGTGTTTCCATCCCAGAGTCTGTAGacgagggagaagaagaagaagaagaagaagaagaag acaTGGACAGTCACCAGGCCAAAGCCCCTGCCACGGATGAGGAGGCTGAAGATGAGCAGACGGATTCCAAACAATCCCAGCATGCTTCGGCAGAGCAGCCCCCGCCGGCTGATACCGAGGACGAGCTGGGGGCCGGACAGGAAGTTTCTCACGGCCAGGATGCCCcccattcctcctccccctccccacagcaGGATGAGTCCGACTCGGAGGAATGTCTCCCGGCGGAGCCCCATCCCAAGACCCtgtctcagcctccctccctgcccagctCCAGGGCCTCCTCCCTGGACTGCCTGGCCTCGCTGGAGACCCCTGCTGGAGACTTCCTGCTcgaggctggaggggctggtggggagcaggaggaggagagctcccTGCTCCAGGAGGTGCTGAGCTCCCTCAGggggcccctctcctcctccctggggcTGGAAACCGAGGGTGGGGTCTTGGTGATGCAGGAGGATGAgaatgaggagcaggaggagcatgaGAAAGTGGAGGAGGCGGACGAGAGGGAGGTGGATGATCTGTCCTGTGTCCTTGACGTCTTGACCACATCCTCTGACCCTCTAGCCaaaccatctgaccccctgtctccaccctcagACTCGCCCCTACAGGAAGAGGCCACTGCCCTCAGGGACGGACCTCGGTCTCCCGATGAGTCACGCGAGGACCTCGAAACAGCAGAgtcagaggatgaggaggatgtcggagatgaggaagaggagccgGTGGTGGATCGTTTCCAACCACAGGAAGAGAAGCTGGACAGTGCTGAAGAAACCACCGAGAACTGCACCAACGATGAAAAGCCCACACCCTTCACGAAGGAGTGGAACGAAGGAGAGAGtcaagaagagggggagaagggagaggaggtgctGGACGCAGAGGAAGAGGTGCAAGAAGgaaatgaggaagaggaggagattgaggaggaggcggtggaaggggaagaggagaaagaagaggatgcgtgtgaggagaggaaggaagaggaggattcaGAACCAGCAGAGAAGACGGTCGTTTTGGACCCCGAAGAAGAGGACACGAAAGAAGACGAAGGTGTACACTGTGGTACTGAAGGGGAGCAACAGCCAGCGGAGATGACTGACCTGGTTATCATCAAAGACAAACCAGAGAGCCCGACTGACCAGTCAGAAGCGCCACTCACACACCAGTCATCCCTTGACGAAACGACCACAGCCCAAACAATGATGGAAGCAATAGTTCCAGGAGCACCCGTTGTGGACCAAACCGTTGTGAACAATTCAGAGGTAGACCAGAATGTTTTGGACCAATCAGCCATAGACCAACCAGTCGTGGACCAGACAGTGGTGGAACCTAGCTGTGACCCGTCCTCTTCAGAGCCCGAAGACCAATCCGATGCCCTCCCACCaagcgaagaggaggaggttatTTTGACCCCTACCCAGACCAGTACCGGTACCAAATCTACTCTGTTTTCCTTCAGCTCTGAGCAGATAACCGGGCAGCCCTTGCAAGCCCCAGAGGATGCTGGGAAAGTACCTGGTGCTTCTGAGCAGGGTAAAGGGATCCGCTTCACCATCACCCCCGCCTGGCAGAGGACCCTCTCAGGAGGAACAGCCCCCAAAGACCCCAAAGACAATCCTCCCTCTCCGTCcgcctccccctcgctctctccctccccctcattctctccctcctccgccttctctccctcccctgtccctgGCGCCCCTGCCAGCTCCTTAACCACACCCGGGCTCGACGAAGCGGTGTCGGCAGGGAAGAGAGATGGTCCCGTCCGAGCTGAACCGACAAACCTGGCGAAACCTGAAGTAAATACTAGCCCTGTGAGAACCCCGACCCCCGTGGCGGCAGGAGAAGCAACAGCTGCAGGTCGACCGGCCAGAGACCTCCCGCCTCAGGAGGAAGCGAACCCAGAGAACCCTTTCGGCGTGCGCCTCAGGAAGACCTCCACCTCAGCTCTGCTCCGCTACGCCTCCGTGTCGGAGAGCGACGCCCCTGCGCCGGAGGTCGCACCCCCCGCTCGGTCTGCAGAACAAACAAAAAGACCTGCTCCCGATCCTCCGgcccagccaatcagcagcaAGCCTGCCTTACCCAGGAAGCCAGAGctgcagggagagagcggggggaaAACCAGGAGAATGCCGG AACCGATCGTGTCCAGAGTGCCTAGTGGAGGTTCCGAATCTCCCAGCTGGATCCACATGGCTAGACAGAAGCAGCGTGTCTTCAAGGAGAACTCTGTGGAGGAAGCCCAGGAGAGGACTGCAGAGAAG GAGGTGCCTGAGAAGGAGCCCATTCCTGTTCTGTGCAGTCCTATCAAAGACCATGCCAAGCCTGGAGGGTCTCCGATTAAAG TGAGCTACTCTCTGGAGACATCCAAGCCCGCTGTGACGgatagggaggggaggagagccctGACCTCACCTGGCCCTCCGGCCGTGGCACAGAAACCCACACAGCCCCAGCCTGGGCCCCCGGCGTTATCTCCCAAAGCtcaacccccccagcccagcgctCAGGCGCCATTGTCCCAGAGAGCCAtgtccccctcagcccccctcccccaggatgAGCCCCCCTGGCTGGCTCTGGCCAAGAAGAAAGCCAAAGCTTGGAGTGAGATGCCTCAGATCGTCCAATGA
- the zgc:66433 gene encoding CRACD-like protein isoform X4 has protein sequence MYIHMNKRLSKRIIVRKIGKKKSKFQTFKNFFVKKKRKEAPAPPGEAVLKSSQSSDNVNTPETASLTRSEKDQGSGSNINMGSKALSHDSVFVSDSPSLVEKEGLGASQDSIHGKVKSLQLQLKQAIRLGSPPSLMCMKRADDGGAVSEDDGLPCSPPEYSTLHTVLTGGSHRSSNLVQRNSSLSLEGTDSDDDQLSCDPGSRPISPLVVPPADFSQPASPMVCLDSTAARHRLAVRHHACTKRKPTTRVECRSERDSLQEERLSVSIPESVDEGEEEEEEEEEDMDSHQAKAPATDEEAEDEQTDSKQSQHASAEQPPPADTEDELGAGQEVSHGQDAPHSSSPSPQQDESDSEECLPAEPHPKTLSQPPSLPSSRASSLDCLASLETPAGDFLLEAGGAGGEQEEESSLLQEVLSSLRGPLSSSLGLETEGGVLVMQEDENEEQEEHEKVEEADEREVDDLSCVLDVLTTSSDPLAKPSDPLSPPSDSPLQEEATALRDGPRSPDESREDLETAESEDEEDVGDEEEEPVVDRFQPQEEKLDSAEETTENCTNDEKPTPFTKEWNEGESQEEGEKGEEVLDAEEEVQEGNEEEEEIEEEAVEGEEEKEEDACEERKEEEDSEPAEKTVVLDPEEEDTKEDEGVHCGTEGEQQPAEMTDLVIIKDKPESPTDQSEAPLTHQSSLDETTTAQTMMEAIVPGAPVVDQTVVNNSEVDQNVLDQSAIDQPVVDQTVVEPSCDPSSSEPEDQSDALPPSEEEEVILTPTQTSTGTKSTLFSFSSEQITGQPLQAPEDAGKVPGASEQGKGIRFTITPAWQRTLSGGTAPKDPKDNPPSPSASPSLSPSPSFSPSSAFSPSPVPGAPASSLTTPGLDEAVSAGKRDGPVRAEPTNLAKPEVNTSPVRTPTPVAAGEATAAGRPARDLPPQEEANPENPFGVRLRKTSTSALLRYASVSESDAPAPEVAPPARSAEQTKRPAPDPPAQPISSKPALPRKPELQGESGGKTRRMPEPIVSRVPSGGSESPSWIHMARQKQRVFKENSVEEAQERTAEKEVPEKEPIPVLCSPIKDHAKPGGSPIKVSYSLETSKPAVTDREGRRALTSPGPPAVAQKPTQPQPGPPALSPKAQPPQPSAQAPLSQRAMSPSAPLPQDEPPWLALAKKKAKAWSEMPQIVQ, from the exons ATGTACATACATATGAATAAGAGGCTCTCAAAAAGAATTATAGTCCGGAAAATTG GAAAGAAGAAGTCAAAGTTCCAGACTTTCAAGAATTTCTTtgtgaagaagaagaggaaggaggcccCGGCTCCACCAGGCGAAGCGGTGTTAAAGTCCAGCCAGTCCAGTGACAATGTCAACACACCTGAGACTGCCAGCCTCACACGCTCCGAGAAGGACCAGGGCTCAGG GTCAAATATTAACATGGGCAGCAAGGCCCTGTCACATGACAGTGTCTTTGTTTCTGATTCGCCATCATTGGTGGAAAAGGAGGGATTGGGCGCCTCACAGGACAGTATACATGGGAAAGTCAAATCTCTGCAG CTTCAGTTGAAGCAGGCCATTCGTCTgggctcccctccctctctgatgtGTATGAAGAGAGCAGATGATGGGGGGGCCGTGTCGGAGGACGATGGTCTCCCCTGCAGCCCCCCCGAATACTCCACCCTGCACACTGTCCTGACCGGAGGCTCACATAGG TCCTCCAACCTGGTGCAGAGAAACAGCTCCCTGAGCCTCGAGGGGACAGACAGCGATGACGACCAG ttgTCATGTGACCCAGGCTCGAGGCCCATCAGtcctctggtggtcccaccagcAGActtcagccagcctgccagtccCATGGTGTGCCTGGACAGCACGGCCGCCAGACACCGCCTCGCGGTCCGCCACCACGCCTGCACCAAGAGGAAACCCACCACC AGGGTTGAGTGCCGGTCAGAAAGAGACTCCCTCCAGGAGGAAAGACTGAGTGTTTCCATCCCAGAGTCTGTAGacgagggagaagaagaagaagaagaagaagaagaag acaTGGACAGTCACCAGGCCAAAGCCCCTGCCACGGATGAGGAGGCTGAAGATGAGCAGACGGATTCCAAACAATCCCAGCATGCTTCGGCAGAGCAGCCCCCGCCGGCTGATACCGAGGACGAGCTGGGGGCCGGACAGGAAGTTTCTCACGGCCAGGATGCCCcccattcctcctccccctccccacagcaGGATGAGTCCGACTCGGAGGAATGTCTCCCGGCGGAGCCCCATCCCAAGACCCtgtctcagcctccctccctgcccagctCCAGGGCCTCCTCCCTGGACTGCCTGGCCTCGCTGGAGACCCCTGCTGGAGACTTCCTGCTcgaggctggaggggctggtggggagcaggaggaggagagctcccTGCTCCAGGAGGTGCTGAGCTCCCTCAGggggcccctctcctcctccctggggcTGGAAACCGAGGGTGGGGTCTTGGTGATGCAGGAGGATGAgaatgaggagcaggaggagcatgaGAAAGTGGAGGAGGCGGACGAGAGGGAGGTGGATGATCTGTCCTGTGTCCTTGACGTCTTGACCACATCCTCTGACCCTCTAGCCaaaccatctgaccccctgtctccaccctcagACTCGCCCCTACAGGAAGAGGCCACTGCCCTCAGGGACGGACCTCGGTCTCCCGATGAGTCACGCGAGGACCTCGAAACAGCAGAgtcagaggatgaggaggatgtcggagatgaggaagaggagccgGTGGTGGATCGTTTCCAACCACAGGAAGAGAAGCTGGACAGTGCTGAAGAAACCACCGAGAACTGCACCAACGATGAAAAGCCCACACCCTTCACGAAGGAGTGGAACGAAGGAGAGAGtcaagaagagggggagaagggagaggaggtgctGGACGCAGAGGAAGAGGTGCAAGAAGgaaatgaggaagaggaggagattgaggaggaggcggtggaaggggaagaggagaaagaagaggatgcgtgtgaggagaggaaggaagaggaggattcaGAACCAGCAGAGAAGACGGTCGTTTTGGACCCCGAAGAAGAGGACACGAAAGAAGACGAAGGTGTACACTGTGGTACTGAAGGGGAGCAACAGCCAGCGGAGATGACTGACCTGGTTATCATCAAAGACAAACCAGAGAGCCCGACTGACCAGTCAGAAGCGCCACTCACACACCAGTCATCCCTTGACGAAACGACCACAGCCCAAACAATGATGGAAGCAATAGTTCCAGGAGCACCCGTTGTGGACCAAACCGTTGTGAACAATTCAGAGGTAGACCAGAATGTTTTGGACCAATCAGCCATAGACCAACCAGTCGTGGACCAGACAGTGGTGGAACCTAGCTGTGACCCGTCCTCTTCAGAGCCCGAAGACCAATCCGATGCCCTCCCACCaagcgaagaggaggaggttatTTTGACCCCTACCCAGACCAGTACCGGTACCAAATCTACTCTGTTTTCCTTCAGCTCTGAGCAGATAACCGGGCAGCCCTTGCAAGCCCCAGAGGATGCTGGGAAAGTACCTGGTGCTTCTGAGCAGGGTAAAGGGATCCGCTTCACCATCACCCCCGCCTGGCAGAGGACCCTCTCAGGAGGAACAGCCCCCAAAGACCCCAAAGACAATCCTCCCTCTCCGTCcgcctccccctcgctctctccctccccctcattctctccctcctccgccttctctccctcccctgtccctgGCGCCCCTGCCAGCTCCTTAACCACACCCGGGCTCGACGAAGCGGTGTCGGCAGGGAAGAGAGATGGTCCCGTCCGAGCTGAACCGACAAACCTGGCGAAACCTGAAGTAAATACTAGCCCTGTGAGAACCCCGACCCCCGTGGCGGCAGGAGAAGCAACAGCTGCAGGTCGACCGGCCAGAGACCTCCCGCCTCAGGAGGAAGCGAACCCAGAGAACCCTTTCGGCGTGCGCCTCAGGAAGACCTCCACCTCAGCTCTGCTCCGCTACGCCTCCGTGTCGGAGAGCGACGCCCCTGCGCCGGAGGTCGCACCCCCCGCTCGGTCTGCAGAACAAACAAAAAGACCTGCTCCCGATCCTCCGgcccagccaatcagcagcaAGCCTGCCTTACCCAGGAAGCCAGAGctgcagggagagagcggggggaaAACCAGGAGAATGCCGG AACCGATCGTGTCCAGAGTGCCTAGTGGAGGTTCCGAATCTCCCAGCTGGATCCACATGGCTAGACAGAAGCAGCGTGTCTTCAAGGAGAACTCTGTGGAGGAAGCCCAGGAGAGGACTGCAGAGAAG GAGGTGCCTGAGAAGGAGCCCATTCCTGTTCTGTGCAGTCCTATCAAAGACCATGCCAAGCCTGGAGGGTCTCCGATTAAAG TGAGCTACTCTCTGGAGACATCCAAGCCCGCTGTGACGgatagggaggggaggagagccctGACCTCACCTGGCCCTCCGGCCGTGGCACAGAAACCCACACAGCCCCAGCCTGGGCCCCCGGCGTTATCTCCCAAAGCtcaacccccccagcccagcgctCAGGCGCCATTGTCCCAGAGAGCCAtgtccccctcagcccccctcccccaggatgAGCCCCCCTGGCTGGCTCTGGCCAAGAAGAAAGCCAAAGCTTGGAGTGAGATGCCTCAGATCGTCCAATGA